A genomic stretch from Thermomonospora umbrina includes:
- a CDS encoding metallophosphoesterase has protein sequence MTGPDLTFVQLTDTHIVPEGERMHGLVDTAANLGAALDMIEESGLPVAALLLTGDLTDDGSPLAYRRLRDLVEPVARRIGAEVWYTMGNHDQRAAFRTELLGEDPARNGPYDTVRMLDGLRTVILDSTEPGKHDGHLSEPQLEWLRDVLATPAPRGTILVCHHPPVPSPVPTVNLLRLRGAKRLAEVIRGGDVRLVVTGHAHHAACGAVAGVPVWVGPALAYGLAAVPPKGRLRAAADASFSRIDVFGGDVVVTAVPLSRAEQVYDVAETERVRYIESVAGPW, from the coding sequence GTGACCGGACCCGATCTGACGTTCGTCCAGCTCACCGACACCCACATCGTGCCCGAGGGCGAACGGATGCACGGCCTCGTCGACACGGCCGCGAACCTCGGCGCCGCGCTCGACATGATCGAGGAGTCCGGTCTCCCCGTCGCGGCGCTGCTGCTCACCGGCGACCTCACCGACGACGGCTCGCCCCTCGCCTACCGGCGGCTGCGCGACCTCGTGGAGCCGGTCGCGCGGAGGATCGGCGCCGAGGTCTGGTACACGATGGGCAACCACGACCAACGCGCCGCCTTCCGCACCGAACTGCTCGGCGAGGACCCCGCGCGGAACGGCCCGTACGACACGGTGCGGATGCTCGACGGGCTGCGAACCGTGATCCTGGACAGCACCGAGCCCGGCAAGCACGACGGTCACCTCTCCGAACCACAACTGGAGTGGCTCCGAGACGTCCTCGCCACGCCCGCCCCCCGGGGCACGATCCTGGTGTGCCATCACCCGCCCGTTCCCTCCCCGGTCCCCACCGTCAACCTGCTGCGGCTGCGGGGGGCGAAACGGCTGGCCGAGGTGATCAGGGGCGGTGACGTCCGGCTCGTGGTGACCGGTCACGCGCACCACGCGGCGTGCGGCGCGGTGGCGGGCGTGCCGGTCTGGGTGGGGCCCGCGCTCGCCTACGGCCTGGCCGCCGTGCCGCCGAAGGGCAGGCTGCGGGCCGCCGCCGACGCCTCCTTCAGCCGCATCGACGTGTTCGGCGGTGACGTGGTGGTGACGGCCGTTCCGCTCTCGCGGGCCGAGCAGGTGTACGACGTGGCGGAGACCGAACGGGTGCGGTACATCGAGAGCGTGGCCGGGCCATGGTGA
- a CDS encoding carbohydrate ABC transporter permease: MRLRRAAGHAVLALLSLACLFPIYWLYATSLRTPGDVHDQSPVPWPLSLENYRQAFAKNDVAEMLLNTATIAVVSAIGQLLVALLAAYAMAAWRFRGRRLAHLLFVGTWLVPFQVTMLPNYALLVRLGLLETLAGVIVPTLCSALGVLLLREHMMNFPKELLDAARMDGRSSWGTLWTVVVPSLRPALAALGILLFINAWNEYFWPALVMQRSNAVIQLGLRSFMGTEGNDWGPLMATAGLAGLPVLALYVVLQRHIVNAFVRSGLK, from the coding sequence ATGAGGCTCCGTCGGGCCGCCGGGCACGCGGTGCTCGCACTGCTCAGTCTCGCCTGTCTCTTCCCGATCTACTGGCTGTACGCGACCTCGCTGCGGACGCCCGGGGACGTTCACGACCAGTCGCCGGTGCCGTGGCCGTTGTCGCTGGAGAACTACCGTCAGGCGTTCGCCAAGAACGACGTCGCGGAGATGCTGCTGAACACGGCGACCATCGCCGTGGTCAGCGCGATCGGCCAACTGCTGGTCGCCCTGCTGGCCGCGTACGCCATGGCCGCCTGGCGGTTTCGCGGCCGGCGGCTCGCGCACCTGTTGTTCGTGGGCACCTGGCTGGTGCCGTTCCAGGTCACGATGCTGCCGAACTACGCGCTGCTGGTCCGACTGGGTCTGCTGGAGACGCTGGCCGGGGTGATCGTCCCGACGTTGTGCTCGGCGCTGGGCGTCCTGCTGCTCCGCGAGCACATGATGAACTTTCCGAAGGAGCTGCTCGACGCGGCCAGGATGGACGGGCGCTCGTCGTGGGGCACGCTGTGGACGGTCGTGGTCCCGTCGCTGCGGCCGGCGCTCGCCGCGCTGGGCATCCTGCTGTTCATCAACGCGTGGAACGAGTACTTCTGGCCCGCCCTGGTGATGCAACGGTCGAACGCGGTGATCCAGTTGGGCCTGCGCAGCTTCATGGGCACCGAGGGCAACGACTGGGGGCCGCTGATGGCCACGGCGGGGCTGGCCGGTCTGCCGGTGCTCGCGCTGTACGTGGTCCTGCAACGGCACATCGTGAACGCGTTCGTCAGGTCAGGGCTGAAGTGA
- a CDS encoding LysR family transcriptional regulator, which yields MDLRHVVSFLALADELHFGRAAARLHVSQPTLSQHLQRLERSIGVELVARTSHEVRLTAAGRVFRERAEDIMARVERAGEAARTAAAGRLGTVRVGYNLPAGQRVLPGTLARFNTRHPGADVEMVELRTGPQLAALADGRLDVAMVYGRPTTRGLRSRPLMRVPLVAVVGMAHRWAGRAEVPFRALDEETCILFHRDQSSAMYDAIQSAARTSGIELNVAEEVDDPGATAIIAAVRPVVGFASAVRGRLAGTAGGPRTTAVRLYDPVPILDLYAVWNADHEPLVAAFLRCLPEPGSLQP from the coding sequence GTGGACCTGCGTCATGTCGTGTCGTTCCTCGCCCTTGCCGACGAGCTGCATTTCGGAAGGGCCGCCGCGCGGCTGCACGTCTCCCAGCCCACGCTGAGTCAGCACCTGCAACGGCTGGAGCGCTCGATCGGCGTGGAACTGGTGGCCAGGACCTCGCACGAGGTACGGCTGACCGCCGCCGGCCGGGTGTTCCGTGAGCGGGCCGAGGACATCATGGCGCGGGTGGAACGGGCCGGGGAGGCGGCCAGGACCGCGGCGGCGGGCCGCCTGGGCACGGTCCGCGTGGGCTACAACCTTCCCGCCGGTCAACGGGTGCTGCCCGGCACGCTGGCCCGGTTCAACACCCGTCATCCGGGCGCCGACGTGGAGATGGTCGAGCTGAGGACCGGCCCGCAGTTGGCCGCGCTCGCCGACGGCCGGCTGGACGTCGCCATGGTGTACGGGCGGCCCACCACGCGAGGGCTGCGCAGCCGGCCGTTGATGCGGGTGCCGCTGGTGGCGGTCGTCGGGATGGCGCATCGCTGGGCGGGCCGGGCCGAGGTGCCGTTCCGGGCGCTGGACGAGGAGACCTGCATCCTGTTCCACCGGGACCAGTCGTCGGCGATGTACGACGCGATCCAGTCGGCGGCGCGCACCAGCGGCATCGAGCTGAACGTGGCCGAGGAGGTGGACGACCCGGGCGCCACGGCGATCATCGCCGCGGTCCGGCCGGTGGTCGGGTTCGCCTCCGCGGTGCGCGGCCGGCTGGCGGGCACGGCCGGGGGTCCGCGCACCACGGCGGTGCGGCTGTACGACCCCGTGCCGATCCTGGACCTGTACGCGGTGTGGAACGCCGATCACGAGCCCCTGGTGGCGGCATTCCTGCGCTGTCTGCCCGAGCCCGGGTCACTTCAGCCCTGA
- a CDS encoding HAMP domain-containing protein, giving the protein MGDATAPRSSSTGSGTRRRAEGIGEPELRLLLDGLTAVRDGDFGTRLPDAADGLMGEISTVFNGMVDQLSLFTSEVTRVAREVGTEGRLGGQAEVHGVSGTWKDLTESVNFMAGNLTDQVRNVAQVTTAVARGDLSQKITVDAGGEFLELKNTVNTMVDQLSSFADEVTRVAREVGSEGRLGGQADVKGVSGTWKDLTESVNFMAGNLTDQVRNIAQVTTAVARGDLSQKITVDARGEILELKNTVNTMVDQLSSFADEVTRVAREVGSEGRLGGQADVKGVSGTWKDLTESVNVMADNLTAQVRSIADVTTAVARGDLTQKIRVDARGEIAELKETINTMVDQLSAFADEVTRVAREVGTEGNLGGQATVRGVSGTWKDLTDNVNVMASNLTGQVRSITQVATAVARGDLSQKITVEAKGEVAALAEVINTMVDTLSAFADEVTRVAREVGTEGMLGGQARVPNVAGTWKDLTDNVNSMAGNLTNQVRNIAQVTTAVAQGDLTKKIDVDARGEILALKTTINTMVDQLSSFAAEVTRVAREVGSQGRLGGQAEVEGVSGTWKRLTENVNELAGNLTRQVRAIAEVTSAVAEGDLTRSITVDASGEVSELKDNINAMVRSLRETTSANQDQDWLKTNLARVASLMQGHRDLAAVAALIMDELTPLVGAQYGAFYLAGESADGTVLDLVGSYGLPEEGTGPARFRLGRSLVGQAARARQTILVDDVPPGYVNISSGLGQSTPIGLAVLPIVVEDQVLGVIELASVRRFTPVQLDFLEQLMPTIGVNVNTIIANARTDELLEESQRLAGELQARSEELQVRQEELQLSNAELEEKAALLATQNRDIEAKNLEIEQARQELEARAQQLSLASKYKSEFLANMSHELRTPLNSLLILAQLLAQNPTRNLTPKQVEYAGIIHSAGSDLLQLINDILDLSKVEAGKMDVAPERVRLRRLLDYVDATFRPLTSQKSLGFRIVTAEGLPVDLLTDDSRLRQILRNLLSNAVKFTETGGVELRIEPAEPAALPPAVRAHGQAIAFHVKDTGVGIGEHQLETIFGAFQQADGTTSRKYGGTGLGLSISREIAHLLGGAIVADSVLGEGSTFTLYLPVARPDFANEQTAPAAPAAPAVVEKGEAGAITPAPAAAPPRRRRLLVIEERPRGLLSLVAESAVASLGEGGDAADGHGAIEVVTAVGAHEAAAALAAEACHCVVLQLDLPGGEAETFLEAMDGDAALRHVAVLGHSGLRLDAARERRLQARAQDRPLELLSGLDELRERITLHLSADTPGHVLPLVRPEGAVEAPARSADDTAAGRTVLVVDDDSRNVYAISSILELHGMRVLHAENGRAGIEALTTHPEVDLILMDVMMPEMDGYEATAAIREMPGHADLPIIMVTAKAMPGDQDKSLASGANDYVTKPLDTDDLMACIDRWLDD; this is encoded by the coding sequence ATGGGTGACGCCACGGCACCGCGGTCGAGTTCGACCGGGAGCGGGACGCGGAGGCGCGCCGAGGGGATCGGGGAGCCGGAGCTCCGGCTGTTGCTGGACGGCCTGACCGCCGTTCGCGACGGCGACTTCGGCACCCGGCTGCCCGACGCGGCCGACGGCTTGATGGGCGAGATCTCCACGGTGTTCAACGGCATGGTGGACCAGCTCTCGCTGTTCACCTCCGAGGTGACCCGGGTGGCCCGCGAGGTCGGGACCGAGGGACGCTTGGGCGGTCAGGCCGAGGTCCACGGGGTCTCCGGCACGTGGAAGGACCTCACCGAGTCCGTCAACTTCATGGCGGGCAACCTCACCGACCAGGTCCGCAACGTCGCCCAGGTGACGACGGCGGTGGCGCGCGGCGACCTGTCGCAGAAGATCACCGTGGACGCCGGGGGCGAGTTCCTGGAGTTGAAGAACACCGTCAACACGATGGTGGATCAGTTGTCCTCGTTCGCCGACGAGGTCACGAGGGTCGCGCGCGAGGTGGGCAGCGAGGGACGGCTCGGCGGTCAGGCCGACGTCAAGGGCGTGTCCGGCACGTGGAAGGACCTCACCGAGTCCGTCAACTTCATGGCGGGCAACCTCACCGACCAGGTCCGCAACATCGCGCAGGTCACCACGGCGGTGGCGCGCGGCGACCTGTCGCAGAAGATCACCGTGGACGCGCGCGGCGAGATCCTGGAGTTGAAGAACACCGTCAACACGATGGTCGATCAGTTGTCCTCGTTCGCCGACGAGGTCACGAGGGTCGCGCGTGAAGTGGGCAGCGAGGGGCGGTTGGGCGGGCAGGCCGACGTCAAGGGCGTGTCCGGCACGTGGAAGGACCTCACCGAATCGGTCAACGTCATGGCCGACAACCTCACCGCGCAGGTCCGCTCCATCGCCGACGTGACCACCGCCGTCGCGCGCGGCGACCTCACCCAGAAGATCCGCGTGGACGCCCGGGGCGAGATCGCGGAGCTGAAGGAGACCATCAACACGATGGTGGACCAGTTGTCCGCGTTCGCCGACGAGGTGACGCGGGTGGCCCGCGAGGTCGGCACCGAGGGCAACCTCGGCGGCCAGGCCACGGTGCGCGGGGTCTCCGGCACGTGGAAGGACCTCACCGACAACGTCAACGTGATGGCCTCCAACCTCACCGGCCAGGTGCGGTCCATCACGCAGGTCGCCACCGCCGTCGCGCGCGGCGACCTGTCCCAGAAGATCACCGTCGAGGCCAAGGGCGAGGTCGCCGCGCTCGCCGAGGTCATCAACACCATGGTCGACACGCTGTCGGCGTTCGCCGACGAGGTGACGCGGGTGGCCCGCGAGGTCGGCACCGAGGGGATGCTCGGCGGTCAGGCGCGCGTGCCCAACGTGGCCGGCACCTGGAAGGACCTCACCGACAACGTCAACTCCATGGCCGGCAACCTGACCAACCAGGTGCGGAACATCGCCCAGGTGACGACGGCCGTGGCGCAGGGCGACCTGACCAAGAAGATCGACGTGGACGCGCGCGGGGAGATCCTGGCGCTGAAGACCACCATCAACACGATGGTGGACCAGTTGTCCTCGTTCGCCGCCGAGGTCACCCGGGTCGCCCGCGAGGTCGGCAGCCAGGGCCGGCTCGGCGGTCAGGCCGAGGTCGAGGGTGTCTCCGGCACCTGGAAGCGACTGACCGAGAACGTCAACGAGCTGGCCGGCAACCTCACCCGGCAGGTCCGCGCCATCGCCGAGGTCACCAGCGCCGTGGCGGAGGGCGACCTGACCCGTTCCATCACCGTGGACGCCTCCGGCGAGGTCAGCGAGCTGAAGGACAACATCAACGCCATGGTGCGCTCGCTGCGCGAGACCACCAGCGCCAACCAGGACCAGGACTGGCTCAAGACCAACCTGGCCCGCGTCGCGAGCCTCATGCAGGGCCACCGCGACCTCGCCGCCGTCGCCGCCCTCATCATGGACGAGCTGACCCCGCTGGTCGGCGCCCAGTACGGCGCGTTCTACCTCGCCGGGGAGAGCGCGGACGGCACGGTGCTGGACCTGGTCGGGTCCTACGGCCTGCCCGAGGAGGGCACCGGGCCCGCTCGGTTCCGGCTCGGGCGGTCGCTGGTCGGGCAGGCCGCGCGGGCCCGGCAGACGATCCTGGTGGACGACGTCCCGCCCGGCTACGTGAACATCAGCTCCGGATTGGGGCAGAGCACCCCGATCGGCTTGGCGGTGCTGCCGATCGTGGTGGAGGACCAGGTGCTGGGAGTGATCGAGCTCGCCTCGGTGCGCCGGTTCACCCCCGTCCAGCTCGACTTCCTCGAGCAGTTGATGCCGACCATCGGCGTCAACGTGAACACGATCATCGCCAACGCCCGCACCGACGAGCTGCTGGAGGAGTCGCAGCGGCTCGCCGGGGAGCTGCAGGCCCGGTCCGAGGAGCTGCAGGTCCGGCAGGAGGAGCTGCAGCTCTCCAACGCCGAGCTGGAGGAGAAGGCGGCGCTGCTGGCCACCCAGAACCGCGACATCGAGGCCAAGAACCTGGAGATCGAGCAGGCCCGGCAGGAGCTGGAGGCCCGCGCGCAGCAGCTCTCGCTGGCGTCGAAGTACAAGTCGGAGTTCCTGGCGAACATGAGCCACGAGCTGCGCACCCCGCTCAACAGCCTGCTCATCCTCGCCCAGCTCCTGGCCCAGAACCCGACCCGCAACCTGACCCCCAAGCAGGTGGAGTACGCCGGGATCATCCACTCGGCGGGCTCGGACCTGCTGCAGTTGATCAACGACATCCTGGACCTGTCCAAGGTCGAGGCGGGCAAGATGGACGTGGCCCCCGAACGGGTCCGGCTGCGCCGCCTGCTGGACTACGTGGACGCCACGTTCCGGCCGCTGACCTCGCAGAAGAGCCTGGGCTTCCGGATCGTCACCGCCGAGGGCCTGCCGGTCGACCTGCTCACCGACGACTCGCGGCTGCGGCAGATCCTGCGCAACCTCCTGTCGAACGCGGTCAAGTTCACCGAGACCGGCGGTGTGGAGCTGCGGATCGAGCCCGCCGAGCCCGCCGCGTTGCCGCCCGCGGTCCGCGCGCACGGCCAGGCCATCGCGTTCCATGTGAAGGACACCGGCGTCGGCATCGGCGAGCACCAGTTGGAGACCATCTTCGGCGCCTTCCAGCAGGCGGACGGCACCACCAGCCGCAAGTACGGCGGCACCGGCCTCGGGCTGTCCATCAGCCGGGAGATCGCCCACCTGCTCGGCGGGGCCATCGTCGCCGACAGCGTCCTCGGCGAGGGCAGCACCTTCACCCTCTACCTGCCGGTGGCGCGGCCCGACTTCGCGAACGAGCAGACCGCCCCGGCGGCCCCGGCGGCGCCGGCGGTCGTGGAGAAGGGGGAGGCCGGGGCGATCACGCCCGCGCCCGCCGCCGCGCCGCCCCGACGCCGCCGGCTGCTGGTGATCGAGGAACGGCCGCGCGGGCTGCTGTCCCTGGTCGCCGAGAGCGCCGTGGCGTCCCTCGGCGAGGGCGGCGACGCGGCCGACGGGCACGGCGCCATCGAGGTCGTCACCGCCGTCGGCGCGCACGAGGCGGCGGCGGCGCTGGCCGCCGAGGCGTGCCACTGCGTGGTCCTCCAGCTCGACCTGCCCGGCGGCGAGGCCGAGACGTTCCTCGAGGCGATGGACGGCGACGCGGCGCTGCGCCATGTCGCGGTGCTCGGCCACAGCGGGCTGCGGCTCGACGCCGCCCGCGAACGGAGGCTGCAGGCCCGCGCCCAGGACCGCCCGCTGGAGCTGCTGTCCGGGCTCGACGAGCTGCGGGAGCGGATCACCCTGCACCTGTCGGCGGACACCCCGGGCCACGTCCTCCCGCTCGTCCGTCCGGAGGGGGCGGTCGAGGCGCCGGCGCGTTCGGCGGACGACACGGCGGCGGGGCGCACGGTGCTGGTCGTCGACGACGACTCCCGCAACGTGTACGCGATCAGCAGCATCCTGGAGCTGCACGGCATGCGGGTCCTGCACGCGGAGAACGGGCGCGCGGGCATCGAGGCCCTCACCACCCACCCGGAGGTCGACCTGATCCTGATGGATGTGATGATGCCGGAGATGGACGGCTATGAGGCGACCGCCGCGATCCGGGAGATGCCCGGCCACGCCGACCTGCCGATCATCATGGTCACCGCCAAGGCCATGCCCGGCGACCAGGACAAGAGCCTGGCGTCGGGGGCCAACGACTATGTCACCAAGCCCCTGGACACCGACGACCTGATGGCGTGCATCGATCGATGGCTGGACGACTGA
- a CDS encoding SpoIIE family protein phosphatase, with protein sequence MAGRLSGEGPPGDADRVGRLADTVRRLRAEIEKAQAAADGRALIALAKGVLVERLRCGPAEAARQLEALAGESGRSPLELAAEIIDQAAQDRLTEAARDLLAGTRPGDADAGSSVTVRLRTAEAGALAAADAQSVADSLLEHALAPLGAKAVAVWSAGHDSSLTLVGAAGFSTGEPARWRYVPPGVVTPARSALAERAPQWYPRLDLSGLPSIGHGDFPFGGRVAVPAGTGGRILGVLEICWPEELEPQPPQVERQIEALAELCAHTLETRDASPDVPAVSAVSAGREVLELVDLADGLHDPALVLRPRLDDGGRLTDFRIQHANTRFVDPAGRPRGALDGALLLESYPLAAGERGLFEIVERVYATGEAFRAERMTLTALVGQVPLAGVADLSVSRVGAGILLIWRIEDETARLARLLQHAQRLVRIGGFEEETLTGQVAWNPELFALYGLEEGADPVPLRRLPDHAHPDDDAVIGRFLRSVLYRHRPASAAFRLLRGDGITRHMRVVAEPVLDPHGHLQAVRGAYQDISAQHWTEVALAATRDRLAHTEQQAAERNRLARQLQEAIMPPARAPINALGLRVATRYRPAEKDHLVGGDWYDAVVLPSKQVLLCVGDVAGHGIEAATDMVVLRNALRGLATTGAGPAQLLTWLNQVAHHLTDNVTATALCALYDPSAGTLRWARAGHLPPVLVRGDEATLLPMVGGLLLGALADADYEEAELSLRSGDVLLMFTDGLVERRDTSMQESMEHLLVNAGTASATLEQRLDTMLNNSNADTDDDTCLVGVQLP encoded by the coding sequence ATGGCTGGACGACTGAGCGGAGAGGGCCCGCCCGGCGACGCGGACCGGGTGGGCCGGCTGGCCGACACCGTCCGGCGGCTGCGGGCCGAGATCGAGAAGGCCCAGGCGGCGGCCGACGGCCGGGCCCTGATCGCCCTCGCCAAGGGGGTGCTGGTGGAGCGGCTGCGCTGCGGGCCGGCCGAGGCGGCCCGGCAGCTCGAGGCCCTGGCCGGCGAGTCCGGCCGGTCCCCGCTGGAGCTGGCCGCGGAGATCATCGACCAGGCGGCGCAGGACCGCCTCACCGAGGCCGCCCGCGACCTCCTGGCCGGCACCCGGCCGGGGGACGCGGACGCGGGCTCCTCGGTCACGGTCCGGCTGCGCACCGCCGAGGCGGGCGCGCTGGCCGCCGCCGACGCGCAGTCGGTGGCCGACTCGCTGCTGGAGCACGCGTTGGCCCCCTTGGGCGCGAAGGCCGTCGCGGTCTGGTCGGCCGGGCACGACTCGTCGCTGACCCTCGTGGGCGCGGCCGGGTTCTCCACCGGGGAGCCGGCGCGTTGGCGGTACGTGCCGCCCGGCGTGGTGACGCCGGCGCGCAGCGCCCTCGCGGAGCGCGCGCCCCAGTGGTATCCCCGGCTCGACCTGTCGGGCCTGCCGTCGATCGGCCACGGCGACTTCCCGTTCGGCGGCCGGGTGGCGGTCCCCGCGGGCACCGGCGGGCGGATCCTCGGGGTGCTGGAGATCTGCTGGCCGGAGGAGCTGGAGCCGCAGCCGCCGCAGGTCGAACGGCAGATCGAGGCGCTCGCGGAGCTGTGCGCGCACACCCTGGAGACCCGTGACGCGTCGCCCGACGTCCCGGCGGTGTCGGCGGTCTCGGCCGGGCGCGAGGTGCTCGAGCTGGTCGACCTGGCCGACGGCCTGCACGACCCGGCGCTGGTGCTGCGGCCCCGGCTGGACGACGGCGGGCGGCTCACCGACTTCCGGATCCAGCACGCCAACACCCGGTTCGTGGACCCGGCCGGGCGTCCCCGGGGCGCGCTCGACGGGGCGCTGCTGCTGGAGTCGTACCCGCTCGCCGCCGGGGAGCGCGGGCTCTTCGAGATCGTCGAGCGCGTGTACGCCACCGGCGAGGCGTTCCGCGCCGAGCGGATGACCCTCACCGCCCTGGTCGGCCAGGTGCCGCTGGCGGGTGTCGCCGACCTCAGCGTGAGCCGCGTCGGCGCGGGGATCCTGCTGATCTGGCGGATCGAGGACGAGACCGCCCGGCTGGCGCGGCTCCTCCAGCACGCCCAGCGCCTGGTCCGCATCGGCGGCTTCGAGGAGGAGACGCTCACCGGCCAGGTCGCCTGGAACCCCGAGCTGTTCGCCCTCTACGGGCTGGAGGAGGGCGCCGACCCCGTTCCGCTGCGGCGGCTCCCGGATCACGCCCATCCCGACGACGACGCCGTCATCGGCCGGTTCCTCCGCAGCGTGCTGTACCGGCATCGTCCGGCGTCGGCGGCGTTCCGGCTGCTGCGCGGGGACGGGATCACCCGCCACATGCGGGTGGTCGCCGAACCGGTGCTGGACCCCCACGGTCATCTGCAGGCGGTCCGGGGCGCCTACCAGGACATCTCCGCCCAGCACTGGACGGAGGTCGCGCTGGCGGCGACCCGTGACCGGCTCGCGCACACCGAGCAGCAGGCCGCCGAGCGCAACCGGCTGGCGCGTCAGCTCCAAGAGGCGATCATGCCGCCGGCGCGGGCGCCCATCAACGCGCTCGGCCTGCGCGTCGCCACCCGCTACCGGCCCGCCGAGAAGGACCACCTGGTCGGCGGCGACTGGTACGACGCGGTGGTGCTGCCGTCCAAGCAGGTCCTGCTGTGCGTCGGCGACGTCGCGGGTCACGGCATCGAGGCGGCCACCGACATGGTCGTCCTCCGCAACGCGCTGCGCGGCCTGGCCACGACGGGCGCGGGCCCCGCCCAGCTCCTCACCTGGCTGAACCAGGTCGCCCACCACCTGACCGACAACGTCACCGCGACGGCCCTGTGCGCCCTGTACGACCCGTCCGCCGGCACCCTGCGGTGGGCCAGGGCCGGGCATCTGCCGCCGGTGCTGGTGCGCGGCGATGAGGCGACCCTCCTCCCGATGGTCGGCGGTCTGCTGCTCGGCGCCCTCGCCGACGCCGACTACGAGGAGGCGGAGCTGTCCCTGCGGTCCGGCGACGTCCTCCTCATGTTCACCGACGGCCTGGTCGAACGCCGCGACACCTCCATGCAGGAGTCGATGGAGCACCTCCTCGTCAACGCCGGGACCGCGTCCGCGACCCTGGAGCAGCGCCTCGACACGATGCTCAACAACAGCAACGCCGACACCGACGACGACACCTGCCTGGTGGGCGTCCAGCTCCCGTAG
- a CDS encoding carbohydrate ABC transporter permease: MVTGAFVEVAPPRPFDGIAATRPAPTRPALTRRLMRAAPPYLYLAPALILLVVWTYWPLAQTFHLSFHSWDLLPTSPLTSAGTANYERLLTTPALGRSVGRTFVVIAGMLPFTVVVPLVVGLLTRGVRGRTGAAYRGMVFAPMLIAPVAGAVAWMFLLDPGAGAVNAVLRTDVNWLNDTATAQWAIIVIAGWHLVGFAVLVVSAGLASIDPEYAAAARVDGASRGQITRWITLPLLSPTLAFLVLMTVLLSAQWTFPLIDTLTQGGPSGSTTTVYYLLWEYGFRSHDAGLTAAAGMLFFVGFMLPAAVLVRLADRTAREEGA, from the coding sequence ATGGTGACGGGCGCGTTCGTCGAGGTCGCGCCGCCGCGTCCGTTCGACGGGATCGCGGCGACGCGGCCCGCCCCGACGCGGCCCGCCCTGACGCGGCGGCTGATGCGGGCGGCTCCGCCGTACCTCTATCTCGCACCCGCGCTGATCCTGCTCGTGGTGTGGACGTATTGGCCGCTGGCGCAGACGTTCCATTTGTCGTTCCACTCCTGGGACCTGTTGCCGACGTCACCGCTCACCTCCGCCGGGACGGCCAATTACGAGCGGCTGCTGACGACGCCGGCGCTGGGTCGATCGGTCGGGCGGACGTTCGTCGTGATCGCCGGGATGCTGCCGTTCACCGTGGTGGTCCCCCTCGTGGTCGGGCTGCTGACGCGCGGGGTGCGCGGCCGGACGGGCGCGGCGTACCGGGGGATGGTGTTCGCTCCCATGCTCATCGCGCCGGTCGCGGGAGCGGTGGCCTGGATGTTCCTGCTCGATCCCGGCGCGGGCGCGGTGAACGCCGTGCTGCGCACCGACGTCAACTGGCTGAACGACACCGCGACGGCACAGTGGGCGATCATCGTGATCGCCGGGTGGCATCTCGTCGGGTTCGCCGTGCTCGTGGTCTCGGCGGGGCTGGCCAGCATCGACCCCGAGTACGCGGCGGCGGCGCGGGTGGACGGCGCGTCGCGGGGCCAGATCACCCGGTGGATCACGCTGCCGCTGTTGTCGCCGACCTTGGCGTTCCTGGTGCTGATGACCGTGCTGCTGTCGGCGCAGTGGACGTTCCCGCTGATCGACACGCTGACGCAGGGCGGGCCGTCGGGATCGACGACCACCGTCTATTACCTGCTGTGGGAGTACGGGTTCCGCAGCCATGACGCGGGGCTCACGGCCGCCGCCGGGATGCTGTTCTTCGTGGGCTTCATGCTGCCGGCGGCGGTGCTGGTGCGCCTGGCCGACCGGACGGCGCGGGAGGAGGGCGCATGA
- a CDS encoding PadR family transcriptional regulator, giving the protein MGKAMQEPTFLILTALAERPQHGYGIIGDVDRISEGRVRLRAGTLYAALDRLQSEGLVEADHEEVVDGRLRRYYKLTGAGAERLAEEAERMRVNAETAAARLAPRRRLAGGTA; this is encoded by the coding sequence ATGGGTAAGGCAATGCAGGAGCCCACCTTCCTGATCCTCACCGCGCTGGCCGAACGGCCCCAGCACGGCTACGGCATCATCGGCGACGTCGACCGCATCTCCGAGGGCCGGGTCCGGCTGCGCGCCGGGACCCTGTACGCGGCGCTCGATCGGCTCCAGTCCGAGGGCCTCGTCGAGGCCGACCACGAGGAGGTCGTGGACGGCCGGCTCCGCCGCTACTACAAACTGACGGGCGCGGGCGCCGAACGCCTCGCGGAGGAGGCGGAACGGATGCGGGTCAACGCCGAGACCGCGGCCGCCCGGCTCGCCCCGCGTCGCCGCCTCGCCGGCGGAACGGCGTGA